Part of the Triticum urartu cultivar G1812 chromosome 2, Tu2.1, whole genome shotgun sequence genome, TGTTGAGCAGGGACTGACGTACATGTCGAGCGGGAGAGCGACGTGAAAACTGAAAAGTAAGCAATCCAAACTATTTGAAAATAGTTCAAAACCAAATCGTATATAGGCCGAATACTATGAACCTTGACAAGTCCAAAGAGGAATACAATATACCAGTTGAGGAAACCACATGGTCTTGGGAGGGTTTACTTAATCTGGGGGCTTTTAAGCAGGTGGCGGCCTAGCAATTTCATTTTCCACGTGTAGTACCCTAGCTATAGCTAGCATTTGTTTATGCAAGTGGGTACTATATATAGCTGCCACAACATTGTCGTATACTGCCGCCCGGTAGCAAAGCTTCCTCTTAGGCTGCCTCTAGTGGGTATTATCATAACTTAGTATATGATATTTGTGTATGATACTACCTCTGTAATGCATATATTAGTAATATATATGACCttatttattgtcatgcatgacgCATAATAGGATATCATTTATTATGATACAGTATTATGATATGAtacttaaccctctctttcttcatttagtTTTATGTTACCTCATCTAAATTGCCTAGTACCTAGTATGATACCCTCATTACGACCAGCCTTATGCATAATGAATAGTAGAGTAAGATAGCCTTATAAATGAGCTTTTGGAGGTGATCGGTAGGGGCCAAGCAATGATTAAACATAATATTACTTGTCAAGAGTAAGATGGCCTTATAAATGAGCTTTTGGAGGTGATCGGTGGGAGCCAAGTAATGATTAAACATAATATTACTTATCAATTACATACTACATACATCTGCCAATCACCGCCTCCAGATAGGAAAACAAAAGGTGCTAGGGTTTTCTCCTAAAGGCCGTTGATTCCCCTCGCATCTACCAGCATCGCGTGGGGAACATCGGGTTGGGTTGTCTCTATAGTCTTGGTTTCCCTAGCTAGCTTTAGTTGGAGTAAGTCTAAGTGTGCGGCTATGATGGTCACACGATGACACTATCGGCGACAAGAAATAAGTCGTGCATGTCAGGCGCATGAGTGGCCGGTTGGCGGGTCATTGAGTGGCGGAGGAGTACCAACGCAAGCTCTGGCACCACCACTACTTCGAGCATTGTAACTACATGGTACTCGGCAACGATAACACCAACAATCTCAGCCTAGGGGATGCGGAGGCCGATGCCGACAAGGCGCCGGATGGAGAACTCGTCAACATCTCATTGGACGATGGTGAGGCGTAGAGCACCCTGGTTGAACATTTGTGTGACGGTGAAAGGGTGCGCAACAAAAGGAAAGTTATGCTACCAAAAAGCGCAAGTGCAATATattaagaagaagaaaagagaatCACGGAAAAAATCGCATAAGGTCTATAATAATTAGAATCGAAGTATTAAGTTTAAAGTTTAAGCTAAATGTACATACCTAGTTTTTACTACATCCTATGTAAATACAAAGAGAAATTAAATTAGATTTTGTGTATGAAGACAAATACACATTTAATTCTAACAAAAGAAATTGCCTGATGTTAGTAGTgaatctgcaccaagctaaaCTATGAATCGTCAAACGAATATGGTAGTCTGAGTTAGATTCATAAGTTGATCTCCTTGCGCTACAGTATACCTATTACATTTTTTGGACTCTACAAGGCATATTACATTACGCAAGGTAATGTACGGAAATTGAGGTCCAAGAAAATacaagaaaaagaaataaaagccTGCAACAGAAGGAAGATAGCCTTCCTGAAACATTTAGAATCTACTCATTCATATCCGATTGTCGAAGGTGGCGGcctggggagggggggggggtgactTACAACTCATTGTGGCTGAAAAGCGTGCAAAAGGAGGGGGGAGCGAAAATCCAGCAAATATTGCTTCTTTAAACGTTAGGGGTAACTAGCCCCTGATTTTTTTAACATTAACTAGCCCCTGATTTCATACTGAAATGAAACTGAAAAAACACACCTGGGTTTCGAGAAAAATTTTCTTGTGCAAGATGAAAAAAAGGGAAAACCACCAGGAGAGGACACCGCCACATGGCCCAGTCTCGCACAATATGGCACATCCACACAGATCGCAACCTCCGGGAAGATTAGACCAACGTCATACAATTGCCCCCCTTTGCACTGTTGTTTGTGTGGCACTTGTTTGTAAAGTATAGAGCAACATCATGTCCAGCGAGAAGCATGGAAAATCACGGCTGAACGATCCAAGTGGAACTTACTGTCGAAACATGTGTCATTACTATATTTTCCTAATTGCCCATATACTTTATTGATAGATTCTGTTACAATTTATCATTTTATATCAACAAATTATGTGCTTCTGCATGTCTAGCTGCACATACATTTAAATGTAAAAGAGGACATCTGCTCATTTCCGAGACATTTGTAAACTAGGCATGATTATCAACTTATCCAAATTCAACAAAAAAAAAGTACTCTATCAAATGATGTCCCAGTTCAGCTCAGGATTGTCAAGCACCTCTATTAGAGCTGGCATGTCCACGTCTCCTGGGTCGAACTTTTGTAATTCTGTTACTGCTCCCGCCATTTTGCCATTTTGAATTAGGTCCATGCCAGGGTCATTCTTCGCGCCATTTCTAGTGTTGCCATCGCAGCAAGTGTGATGACCGTAGTACACAACAATGTACTTTGCAGTTTCCTCTTCACAATTAATAGTTACGTTATGATCCTGTTGCCTAATTGTCTTGGTTGCTGGGCAATTCTGTTCTGTGTAGGCGCATCTATAGTAGCTCCTGCTTAATGACAAGTTTGCTTAGTTATGCATTATAATGAGAAATTGATTGCTGAATAACCTGTAAATAGAACTACCACTATGATTATCAATAGTCACGGATTCAAAACAGACAGAAAAAAAATGCATTCGAATGTTTTGGACCAGGTCATCAATAGGGGGTCATGCCACATAAGATAATGTTTGGTCATCAATAGGCGCGCGCGcgcccacacacacacacacacacagacacacacacacactccctcCATCCACGAATAAGTGTACATCTAGGTTTTGTCCTAAGTCAAAGTTTCAAaactttgaccaactttatagggAAAAGTAGCAGCATTTACGGCACTATATTAGTATGGCTAGATTCATTTtgaaattttctttcataatatATCAATTTAACGTCATACATGCTATCGCTCTTttatataaagttagtcatacTTTTAAAACTTTGATTTAGAACAAAAACTAGATGTACATTTATTTGCAGACGGAGGGAGTGTCCTTTTGGTGATTGCCTCATATGCATTTTTCATAACAGAGAACCATCTTGAGAGGTCTCACATGTGATGATTTCCGAGAACGATCTCGAATAAAGGGATTagaatgtactccctccgttcctaagtATAAGCCCTTTTAGAGATTTCATTACGGACTATATGAATCAAAATGAGTGAATTTACACTCTAAAATGCGCCTATATAtatccgtatgtagtccatattggaaGCTCTAAAATGTCTTATATTTAGAAACTGAGGGAGTAGGTTTTTGCAGTATTAATGTGAGGATATGCTTGAATGAATTGCTTAGTGGTAATATAGATACCTGGCATGTTCCCTCCCGTTGATGTTCTTCTGCCCATATTTTCTCCAATGATGGCCATCATAATGTGGAACAACTGTTATAAGAGATCTTGATCGCTTGTCGTTGTTTCTCCTGCACGATGCATACATACATATATAAGTGGCAACTAATTGGTGAGATACCTGAAATGCAAACATATATCAAGGAAAAGGTAACAACAACGTGCTACTAAGGATCATCCAATTTGAATGAAGACAAAAACATATTAATCAATTCGCAAAAAAAAGTAATCAAGATTTGTATTGGAAGAATTTGAACCTTCTCTTCTGACCAACATTGCTGATCATAGGCTTCACCTCTTGTCCTTCGCCGGCGTTGGGTGTAATTACGTCAACGCCTGCGAGGTCGAAGGCCGTCGGCGGTCGACAACCGTCTGCTTGGGTATTGAACCCCTGAAGTCTAGACACGACGCCGGTGATGCAGTCAATCACATCGTCGAAGAGACCAATGGCAAGGTCGGCCGACCTACCGTCTGCGTCGCGAAGCGCCACCAGGATGAGCGCGCGGAGTTGTGTCAGAAGCTCCTGCTGCCGCCTGAGTAAGAACAATGCGTCCATCTCGGAGCCGCCATTGACGACCATTGTGCGGCTACTCTTCATCTTGTTATCCAAGAAAGTATATGGGAATCTGCGGGTGCCCTCCTTATGTAGTACTAGGGGTCATGCATACACGGACGCACTTGCTAGTTAAATATGGTGCCTTTCCCCCGCAAAAAAATAAATTATGGTGCCTTTACGTACAGGGGCTCTGTACCACGGTATGTACGTGCCCATGGTCCGTCTGATCTAAAAGAAAAGAAAGAGCATGCAGTGTGAGACGTCTGAGAGAGCACGAGGAGAGGTACCAGACGTTTGACTGGCCGTCCGTCCGGGGTCGTTGCTTGCTCGACTGATGGAAGAGGAAAGAATAAAAGAGCCAAAAGATCACCTCCAATCTGCATGCATGCAATCATTCATGCATGGTGCATGCATCCATCAGAGGGGTAACCAACAACTGTGCCACTAATTAATTAATTTGGATACAGGAAACTGCATACATATGCTGGCCATCGAATGACATATATGCTGACCGGGAGAGTGACATATACGCGGCACGCAGGAAGCAGCAAAGGCCATGGAATGACATATATGCTGACCGGGAGAGTGACATATATAAGCGGCACGCAGGAAGTAGCAAAGATATACGCGGTTCGTCTACCGGCCGGCTGGGATACTGATCGATCAGTGAGATGATTTTTTACTGTATGAGGACGTCGATCGGGTTCATATGTTTGGTCAATTTTTGTCGCCTATATGACTAGTAAAATATGAAATATACGCTACAAAAAGTGAGTAGGGCATTTGGGTGTTTCAAACTGCACGCATGCACGCTGACTGGGGTAACTCGAATGAAAGAGATATAGTAAATACTAATTTAAACTGAAGCCGCGACACTTATTTCGGATCCGAGGGAGCACATGAAAATTTAAAAGTTGCTCCGAAAAAAAATATACTTCAATTAGTTGAGAACTAGATCATATATAGGCCGAAACTATCAATCCAGCGAATAAATATATTACCAAAAAGGCTTCTTGTCCTGCTTTTTATAGATAAAGCCAAACCATAATACAGCCACACCAAAAAACGAATGTCCACATGAAACAGCAAGGTTCGAGAAAACAAAACCAGAAATATTGCGTGCTGGGGGCAACAGCAAAACCAGAATCTAGTGGATATATATAATACTAGTTGAGGAAACCACATGGTCAAGGGAGGGTTTAGTTAATTAATCTGATGTGCTTTAAGCTGGTGGCGGCCATCTGAACCACACCATCTTGGCAAGTTTCTTTTCCACGTGCAGTACCCTAGCTAGCATGAATTATCCAACCAGGTACAATACTATAGCTGCCACAACATTGTCGTTTACTGTTGCCGGTAGCAAAAGCTTGGTCtcatgcataatgaattgtcaaGTATGATGGTCTTATTGTGAATGAGTTTTTGAAAAGTAAGCAATCCAACTATTTGAAATTAAATCAGAACCAGATTGTATATAGGCCCAAACCATGGACCTTGACCAGGCCAAGGAAATGGAGTACAATATACTACCACTTGAGGAAATCACATGGTCAGGGGAGGGTTCACATGaacactttttgaattcatgaacatttttaaattcGCCAATATCTTTAAATTCATGTATATTTTTAAAATCCATGAACATTTTATGAGTTTACAAACATTTTTTATATCCAGGCATATGTTTTTGAATTTGTGATTTGTTTAAATTTCATGCAATGTTTTTGACGTCATATTTTTTTATTAAAATTCGCAAAGATTTTTTGAATAGAGAACCCATTTAAAATGTGCAAGCATTTTTCAAATTCACGAATATTTGTGAAAACTCGCCTTTTTTGCATTCATGATCATTTTTTATTTAGAATCATTTTCccgaattcatgaacattttctcaaatccatgaactttttaaGATTCCCCAGCTTATTTACTTATCTGCAAATATTTTTAACTGAAATTAAACGGACCAAATAAAAAGgtaaaataataaataaataaatacaaACTGTGAAGAAACTGGATAAAATCTAGGTTAGACCGGCAGCGGAAGCACGTCCGGAAAATCCGGTGAAGAGCTGCGATGGCTACCTGGCTGGCCCAGCTGTGCACTCTGCATACCTCTCGCATTGAGCGGTACACTGGTCGGTGATGATACATTCGTCAAGCTGCAGCTCATTAAGATATACAGTATTGAATACATGTGTGCACGTTTTTATTACGGTTGGAAACTGAGTTCAATTGTGTGGATAGGACATGAGTAGtgtcatgaacatttttcaaattttcCAATACCTTTAAATTCATGTATAATTTTTcaaaaattcatgaacattttacGAATTCACAAACCATTATTTTTTaagtcatgaacattttttgaatttgtgattCGTTTACATTTCGTGAATTGTTTTGAAGCAACATTTGTTTCTTAAAATTCGCAAAGATTTTTTGAATGGAGAACTCATTTTGAATATGCGAGCATTTTTAAAATTCACAAATATTTGTTAACACTCACAGTCATTTTTGAATTCACGATCTTTTTATTATCTAGAATCATTTTCTAGAATTCACAAACATTTTCTCAAATCCATGAACTTTTCTAAAATTCACCAGAGTTTTTACTTATCTGCGAATATTTTTAATTAAAATTAAACAGGctaaaataataaataaataaatacaaACCATGAAGAAACAGGGCAAAATTCCGGTAGCGGAGGTACGCAGGAAAATTCGGCGAAGAGCTGCGGTAAGCTACCTGGTTGGCCCAACTGTGCATGATACCTATCGTAGTGAGTGATACACTGGTTCGTGATGATACATCCGTCAAGCTGGAACTCATTAAAATAATACAATATTGAATACGTGTGTACATGTTTTATTGCGGTTGGATATTGAGTGTTCGTTTGTGTGGATAGGACATGAGTAGGGTTCACGGACAGGGGTATTAGTCTGCAAACACTGATGTGAGAGCCGACAATCAAAAGCTACCTGCATACATTCGCCgctatttttttcaaaatctGATACATCCGCACGCTCAAAATAGCCGCATATCTAATTCCAATTTAGCTAAAAAGTGTTCAGATGCAACGTTAGTTCTAATTTAAATATTACGCACCAACAATGTTATCTCCTTTAACCACCTGCAGATACTCAATCAGATCTTCCTTAAGTTGCTCGTGAGTTGCACGATACCAAATTTGTTGATGCATTTGGACAAACTCATCAAACTAGGTGATTTTCCCGCGTGTTGATTTTGATGATAATATTGGATAAAATTTGTACTAATGAAATGACATAAATCAAATGCTATTATTTTAGAAGCAATTGTGTTTGAACAAAGAGTATGCATGTACGCTAGACCATTGGAGATGGAACAATTAAATTTTGGATATGCATGTTGAGAGAATTAGAGTTAATGGGTATCAACTATTTAGGTATTATATGTGTGGCCAGATTCTGGCTGCAAGTTTGATCGGATCACACATGTTCTCAAACAAATAAAAGTAGGTGCCATATGACAACATTGAGGCACATATATGTGTTGTCTAGGAGCTTAAGCATGTAAATAGTTGTAAAATAATATGACTATTTGCACCTAGTTTTATATTACAAACAAATAAAATATACATATCTAAGATGATATCAAAAGGAGTAAAAAAATTCTGAGGACGCTAATGCGAGAGCTGACCATCCAAAGCTAGCCGCATACATCCGCCTCTATTTTTTTAAAGTTGGCATACATTCGCACGTAGATAAAAATGTTTAAATGCAGCAGTAGTTCTAATTTAAATATTGCATTCCAACAATGTTACCCCCTTTAACCGCCTACAAACGCTCAATCGGGTCTTCCTTCAGTTGTTCATGAGTTGCTCAATGCCGGATTTGTCGATGCATTTGAACGAACTCATCAAACTAGGTGATTTCTTCGTGCgttgattttattttatttttttggatAAAATTTGTACGAATGAAATGACATAAATCAAATGCTATTATTTCGGAAGCAATTGTGTGTGAGCAAAAGAGTATGCATGTACCCTAGACCATTGAAGATGGAACAATTAAATTCGGGGTATGCATGTGCTACAAAATAGTTGTAGTGGATGATGACGTGTCACATTTGGTGACGCACTGGACTGCATGTTGAGAAAATTAGAGTTAATGGGAATAaactatttaggtattatagattTGGCCAGATTCTGGCCTGGAAGTTCGACAGGATCAcccatgttttcaaattcaagacCTATGACAACATCCTCACCCTCATCCTCGAAGATCATGTTGTGCATGTTCACACAGCATGTCACCAAGGTCTCCGAATCACGTTGTTTAGCATGTCCACAAACAACTGCAAAACGTGCATGCAAAACTCCAGATGCCCTCTCAACATCATTTCTAGCCGCTTATTATTTTTGGGCAAAGTGAGAGTTTTTCTGACCAATTGAGTCAATGGTCTCAATAGAGGTAGCCCATGAAGAATAGATACGCCAATCAGATAGTAGCTCACCGAGGATAGATATCGTCAACCAGATAGGAGAGGTATGGAATGACGACGAAGGAGAAGCGACATGGAGGAGATGGAGTCATCGAGTCTCGACAAGGGTGTTACAGGGAGGTCGGGGAGGTGGAGCGGCAACGGAGACAAGAGAGAAACCAGATGCAGAGAAAGATGGAAGGATTGATGCGAGGGGTCCGGGAGGGGTTTTGGGTGGGCCGGTGATGTCAGAGTCCTATGTGTTTGCTGTCCGGACTCCCGCAAAGTCACCGAAGTTTGTTTCGACTTTGCGGCAAAAAGTGCACCCGGACCGGTCGGCGGACCGATACAGGCCTGTGTTGGATGGCTAAACACGTCGGGATCGCGCCGTCTGGATGGTTTGCGGGCGTTTTGAGAGTCTGTTTTCGAGACGCCATAAGCAAAATAGTAGAATGTTCCTGAGCTCCTCTGTACCAACTTTCTAAAATTTTGAGAAAAACACGCTTGTAAGTTTTGAAACAAAAATATGACAACATTGAGGCACATATAATATGTTGGCTAGGAAATTAAGCATGTAAATATTTGTAAAATAATAGGACTATTTGCATCTAGTTTTATATTACAAACAAATAAAATATACAGATCTAAGGTGATATCAAAAGGAGTAAAAAAACATCTGAGGACGCTAATGCGAGAGTTGACCATCCAAAGCTAGCCGCATACATCCGCCTCTATTTTTTTAAAGTCGGCATACATTCGCACGTAGAAATGTTTAAATGCAGCAGTAGTTCTAATTTAAATATTGCATTCCAACAATGTTACCCCCTTTAACCGCCTACAAACGCTCAATCAGGTCTTCCTTCAGTTGTTCATGAGTTGCTCAATGCCGGATTTGTCGATGCATTTGAACAAACTCATCAAACTAGGTGATTTCTTCGTGCGttgattttaatttttttttggATAAAATTTGTACGAATGAAATGACATAAATCAAATGCTATTATTTCGGAAGCAATTGTGTGTGAGCAAAGAGTATGCATGTACCCTAGACCATTGAAGATGGAACAATTAAATTCGGGGTATGCATGTGCTACAAAATAGTTGTAGTGGATGATGACGTGTCACATTTGGTGACGTGCTGGACTGCATGTTGAGAAAATTAGAGTTAATGGGAATAaactatttaggtattatagattTGGCCGGATTCTGGCCTGGAAGTTCGACAGGATCACCCATGTTCTCAAATTCAAGACCTATGACAACATCCTCACCTTCATCCTCGAAGATCATGTTGTGCATGTTCACACAGCATGTCACCAAGGTCTCCGAATCACGTTGTTTAGCATGTCCACAAACAACTGCAAAACGTGCATGCAAAACTCCAGATGCCCTCTCAACATCATTTCTGGCCGCTTATTATTTTTGGGCAAAGTGAGAGTTTTTCTGACCAATTGAGTCAATGGTCTCGATAGAGGTAGCCCATGAAGAATAGATACGCCAATCAGATAGTAGCTCACCGAGGATAGATATCGTGAACCAGATAGGAGAGGTATGGAATGACGACGAAGGAGAAGCGACATGGAGGAGATGGAGTCGTCGAGTCTCGACAAGGGTGTTATAGGGCGGCCGGGGAGGTGGAGCGGCAACGGAGACAAGAGAGAAACCAGATGCAGAGAAAGATGGAAGGATGGATGCGAGGGGTCCGGGAGGGGTTTTGGGTGGGCCGGTGATGTCAGAGTCCTATGTGTCTGCTGTCCGGACTCCCGCAGAGCCACCCAAGTTTGTTTTGACTTTGCGGCAAAAAGTGCGTCCAGACCGGTCGGCGGACCGATACAGGCCTGTGTTGGATGACTAAACACATTGGGATCACGCCGTCTGGATGGTTTGCGAGCGTTTTGAGAGTCCGTTTTCGAGACGCCATAAGCAAAATAGTAGAATGTTCCTGAGCTCCGCTGTACCAACTTTCTAAAATTTTGAGAAAAACACGCTTGTAAGTTTTGAAACAAAAATATGACAACATTGAGGCACATATAATATGTTGGCTAGGAACTTAAGCATGTAAATATTTGTAAAATAATATGACTATTTGCATCTAGTTTTATATTACAAACAAATAAAATATACAGATATATAATGATATCAAAAGGAGgaaaaaaaaatctgaaactttGTAACAAACATGACTTAGCGCGTAATATTTGTGTGAAAAGTTTTGCGAAGGAATGACTACTGTGGTATTCTGGACGGGAAAAATTCGATACTATATAAAAGTTATTATTCACATTTTTTGGACTTGTATTTTTTTTTTGCCGAGGATACCACGAGAGTCATTCTGATCGCGAAACTTTTCACGAGTATTCCGCTAGACCATGTTTGAACTTTTTTATTGTGATGTCATAGAGAGGAAGTTGTACAATTTGAACGCTTGTAATGGAACTTGTTTATTTTAGTTTCAAATTATATATCACAGAAGTAGTTTATGAATCGGTCGAGGATGGTCAATTTTTGTTGTGCAGGTTGCTGGCCACCGCATGGAGCACCATGGTCTCGACCGTGAACCCCGGTCCAAATCCCATCATCACACCACCACTCGCCCGTCTCTCCGTCCTCCTCCATCCGCCGCCGTTGCTCGTCGAGCACGAAGATCAACGTGGCGCCGAGCATGTTCCCATATTCTCTCAGCACAGCATGGCTCGCCGCCAGCTTCCCGGGATCCAGCCGGAGAGCCCTGTCGATGTGGTCCATTATTCCACGGAGACCAGGGTGCACAACAAAGAACATATCGTTCCATTTGGTGCCATCGCTCTTGATTCCAAGCGGCTGGAAAGCATCGGTGAGACACTGTTCGATGTGCCGTGCCGCTAGAGGAATGAGCTCCTTGGTGAAGATGTGGCCGTCGAGGCCGGCTTCCGTGAGCTGCATGTTGAGCACACCGTCGGTTGCTGGTATCGTGGTCTGCGAGACCGATACCATCTCGAAGAGCGCGTGCTCCACGGGGTGCACAGTGTCAGCACCGACGATGACCGCGCCGGCGCCATCGCCGAAGACTGCCTGGCTGATGAGCCTGTTTGGGCAGTCCTCCTCGGGGCCGCGGAAGGCAACAACGGTGAGCTCGACGCATGCCACCAGGACGCGCGCACCGCCGTTGTTCTCCGCCAGGTCCTTGGCGAGGCGCAGCGAGGCAGCACCGGCGGAGCAGCCGTTGAGGTTGAGCATCGTCCGGCATACGGACGCGCCAAGGCCGAGGAGAGAGGCCAGGCGGAGATCGACGCCCGGGGCGTGTGCGCCGGAGTTGGTGCTGACGATGAGGTGGGTGATGTGAGTGGCCGGACGGCCCCACTTGGCTATGGCCTTGGCCGCAGCTGATGCCGCCAGCTCTGGAGCAGCGGCAGCGGCGATGTCGAGCCGGGCGTCTAGGGACGGCTTGTCGCGGCAGAGGAATTCGGGGTGGGCGTCCAGAAGCTCCTCCGTGTGGTGGAAGTAGCGCCTCACCGTTGTTGTCATCTCGCCTGATCATCATGCAAAACAAATTTGGACCACATCATCGTTAGGTATGTAaataaggctggttgtaatggggagtatcatatactagtatcatgcatatgatactagtgtatgatactacctccctaatgcatagtatcatatattagtatcatgttgtactctatttattgccatgcatggcacaaagtagtacatcatttaatatgatacggtatcataaTATGATACTACACCCTTTTTTTCATTTAATACtatgacacctcatcaaaattgcctagttggcatgcatgatactagctatgatactacCATAACGACCAGCCTAATATGTACTAGTACTATATTTGCATGTATGCTTTCCTTTATGCTTACAGAAGGACTTGAGTTGGTTTTTGAGGTCAGTGAGGTGTTGGCTCTTGGTGACTCGGAAGTAGTAATCCGGGAACTCTTCATGGGACACGCAGTTGGGCGGGTTCGCCGTGCCGATGGCGAGAATGGCTGCAGGC contains:
- the LOC125540743 gene encoding WRKY transcription factor 72A-like; this encodes MKSSRTMVVNGGSEMDALFLLRRQQELLTQLRALILVALRDADGRSADLAIGLFDDVIDCITGVVSRLQGFNTQADGCRPPTAFDLAGVDVITPNAGEGQEVKPMISNVGQKRRRNNDKRSRSLITVVPHYDGHHWRKYGQKNINGREHARSYYRCAYTEQNCPATKTIRQQDHNVTINCEEETAKYIVVYYGHHTCCDGNTRNGAKNDPGMDLIQNGKMAGAVTELQKFDPGDVDMPALIEVLDNPELNWDII